Below is a genomic region from Raphanus sativus cultivar WK10039 chromosome 4, ASM80110v3, whole genome shotgun sequence.
CACCATTACATAACTATATCTATTTTTttgggtgggggggggggggggaggacAGATTGGAATGTTCTGCTACAGTGGGCTAACACCAGAACAGGTTGACCGCTTAACTAGCGAGTATCACATCTATATGACCCGTAATGGCCGTATCAGGTACTTGtccatttctttattttaatgcACTTCTAAGTGTTATCAAATAATTGAGGGTCTTGATTGGTGGGTTTGGGTTGCAGTATGGCCGGTGTTACAACAGGAAACGTGGAATACCTTGCGAATGCCATACATGAAGTCACCAAGTCATCTTAAATTGTTTTAGATGTCTCCAGTGAGAGataaatttgtttctttttgaatGAGTTAAATAATAAAGACAGAGGAAGTTACAACATTTGTTGCTCCGCAATTGTTTTGATGGGGACTGAAAGTCTTACCCAGAAACAGCAACTTTATCAGCGCTATAAATTCTTGAATTATCTTTAAAACCGCCCTTTAGTTGATTTCACATGTTTTGACTGCTTATAAATTGCTGGAGGTTTAAGCTTAAGATCAGGTTGGACATTGTGAGTTGTTAGATAGATAGACTTGCCAAGTGTTTTAACAGAATGTCGCAGCAGAAGGACAAAGAAGGGGAAGTTTCTAAGGTACTGGAAGTCCATGTACAAACGAGACAAGCAGGTTAACCGTAGATGCTTTAATTCCAAAACAAGAACGAATTAGGAGCGGAaagggaaagaaaaagaaaacatagacGGATAGGAATCATACAACAATAAATTAACTAGAGTTTTGACCCTTATTCACAGCAGCCAAACAACAAAACGAGAGAAGTTGGGCATACAATGCTTTTGCAAATTATAAGAGATTGACTAGAGTTTGACTATACGGTGgatatctactttattaaaacagaagtacacatatggaTTAACTTTACAAGTTGCACAGTATTTACGCCTaaatgccactgagaattaaattaaactacttaatttaatgcttgtcttttccaGTTGAATTAATGtgttgttttaatataaattaagttacctattttaatgttgtctttttcagttgagttaatgtgttgtcctaatataaaacttaattttctttctctattaaatcaatttcgaattatttataattttattaatgttgtcttttcagtttaataaatacatttcctaattctaaatttaccacatttaatgataataaaaatcgcaTATGATATGGTAGGAGAtcactatcttttaatattcgaaccaaaacaatttttatgttaaatttaagtttttgccatatattattcaaatttatttgttatataaatttttacttttatattttaagaattttaattttttttaaacaattcaaatgagttatccgaaccagAACATGAACCGAAATTATAAATACTGAATGAGGCTAAAACCTTTCAtcccaaaaatctaaaacccaaagagacctgaatcaAATCCGAATGAATATCTGAACACCCATCTCTACTACAAGATATAGAAACTGaatcactttatttattttcaaaaaaatattttccattgattttctcattagtctacagtaattatgaaaactaattgtcaaaatccaatctgaaaattattgaacacgtaagcccatttataatgaattagcagttagatcaaatatatattatattacatttcattttcttacaaattataatcttaatttttatatgtcacaaatttattaaaagtctaacaattatttattcttacaaattttataagtaacatatcatgtttaatagcatactaaccatattgtgtattttcatacttatcatttaaaaactttgtttgttatatatcttacacatacatctaatcatataaatgttagatttgtttaggtgatctccagtgtcggtgatacattttacgttaaacgcaaaaaatataaaattacttaatttaatatgattacatttacaaatataacatttagtacacccaaattaagatttaaaattaaataccgagtttgattattttttaacaaatttatattaatagaaattctaaatatttggaattcgaaAGTATTATGACCCacacctatactattttaattaggataactgaatttatataataatattttattaaaattttaattttaatttttgttataactgcaaaaattagttttcgatataaatttattatcaaatattacaaatacatcatttaatacaaaaaaactaaaaatagaaaataaatacccgtgcggtcgcacgggtcaagatctagttccttttattttataaacgtATAACTTCAATGttgtcataaatgttttaaaGGTAAATCAATATTATCAgacatgttttaaatatatgatttacatttagtgttatatattgtataaattataattcTATAATCTTATTGTTTATGATTCTTATTTGTCATTATTAATATAACTCTATaatcttatttgtcatatttaattcatagatcaactttattttttttaaatagcatataacttttattttcttttgttttattataattttttatgaatattagttatagtaatattaaactactaattacaaaataattaatacattattttataaaatatttaaaatatcggtaagattttgttaaattttttctCAACGGATTTAGTTATAgctacaaataaaatttaaatttatagttaaaatttatttattattagtatatttagTGATTATTAAGATTTAATGCAAATAATCTAATACGTCACATCATGTAACTATTTAAGTgatcctactatgacttgtaaataatagataaaaatataattttaaattaatagattagatgtgaCTAAAAGTACATAAAGAAATAGATGTATACAACTATAACGGTTAAAACTATAAGGGTTAAAACTCAAATTTGAACAAACAATACAAAGTTAGAGGTATATTCAAAACCAAGGAGAACCGTTGTTATATAATCTCCTCTGTTTTTAATTGTAAACTAGAtctcgacccgcacaaccgtgcaggttttattttcatttttatatgtatatatgtttatttagatcattagtaatatacattttaaattttaatcatatatttaaatattaataaagctatttcaaatacaataatatatagtttgcaTGTTATAAATAATCAACTGTTTAAACCGTCGTACGTATTtgttgcttcttattatatatttatcttattgtatttgcatttagttattaaacatattaatatgtgcatgaaaaacatatttgataattattttttatttaattgatgttaaatttttacccATCTTTTAAAGCTGGATTTTTTAGcagtattttctatgtttattcattttacacaatatatattattatatctacaaaaatgaaagatatgttaatttttatacatgtagtaTATAGTCTGCTAATGTTAAGCCGCTctgtcatattatatttttaacataaatattttctatttatgaaaataaaatttaaaattttatcaatttaatataattttatcatattaagttcaatatgataaaaaaattaacatgattgattgtgattatataatagataaaaataagatataatattttatttttcattttataaaaatagctgaatatattaatgtataataatatttcaaaactaattacggaatttgttaaaatatttacatataattttgaaaattaagatctttttaaaagatttttcgaaatttaaaatatatatatttaaaaatttaaatgaaaagatatcaaagatattatgattaaagtagttcaaagattaatgattaaaaatatagtgTGACCAAGTCCAGTAGATAGttcatttttaagaaaatcacacatgaattagaaatcatgacttctgttttaatataatagatgatATTGTTAATTATTTGGACATTTGGAAGTCGGCCAAAGAAGTTAAGAATTGTATATAATAGTCGAGTGAAATATAATAAGGTGGTTACAAATATTATAAGAattgaagaaaataaagtttGAAAGTAAATTGTTCGAGTACTATGAAGAATGCTgttgctttttatttttctatgagTTTAATTACTTATAGAGTTTATTTAACTCGATGTTCGTACAGGTCAAATAAGCTAAGGATGGGATTCAGATTATAAGCAATTTATTCCATATTGTACGTGAATCAGTTTGGTAACGTAAttttttgtaattgtaatttatttaggaaactaataaatacacgaaaaagacaaacataactaaataataGGTTTGTTTAATTTAGTGAATTTTTTCAATGGCAAtgaattgtaaatattttgtaagtttaAGGGTATTTtcatatgtgtacttctgttttaataaagtagatagttttagttaaaaacatCAATATTACAAAATGTGTTACTTTtcaaaaagtatcatttaatgtataaattcaaccaattataaaaaatatatattattttattggtcacaaaatatataataaacatataaaaggTGCATTGAAATGTGAAAAcaacttatattttgaaacaatttttttcttaaatctactTATAATATGGAACGGATAGagtattatcatatatatatgtgtgtgtaattATGTATAAAACATATAGCTTTTGAAGAAAATTGctaatgcttttttttttgtcaaaagttGCTAATGCTACTTGGTTGTTTTGTTATACCCTCTGCCAATATGGTCTAATTAGCTGAAGATAAAAATAGATTTGACAAACCAATCTATTGTGTTAAAAAAACTATTctgtaaattattttacgtTATATATTACGGATTATGCcactaattttatttactttttaaaaaattcattacGATATTTTGTCAATAAATACATGAAATGCATAAATTAATGACATATATATTATCACcttaataatatttaacaaaatccaaaaattcttgactaattttatttgtttcctaATATTATAAATCAATCATCAATTACTTAAAATCAGTACGTGACAACTTTCAAATTGAATTgctaattaaaagtttaaactTCACGATTGTCGTCTTTATCAAATCTTgcaatttaataaataaataagtattattggtatttaatttgttttatattaggcaaaaataatattttcaaatcttctcaaaatttcaaactttcctaataaaaaaaactaacgtTCGATTAATAAATGACACCAAGTACgttactaataaaaaaattaacgtTCAATTAATAAATGACACCAAGTACGtactaataaaaaattaacgTTCGATTAATAAATGACACCAAATACGTTACTAAATACGaaaaatacttgggttcacctctAAAGTGAactttaggttcacccctagagtgaacttttaggttcacccaaccaatagaattttgttatttcatattcaatatcttttaaaaaaggaaacaaaatattatcaagttttattatgtttttaaaataaaaaataaatagaaaataatagtaatcgcaaaaaaatattttatatttaaaataccgtcagcaaaacactaaaccgtaaactctaaaccctaaatcataaactttaaattcatggtaaatccttggataaatcctaaatctttggatttttttttaaatatttttaacacaatcagcaaaatactaaatcataaaccctaaatactaaaccctaaacccttgggtaaatcataaacccttggataaatcataaacccttgggtaaatcataaaccattggataaatcctaaaccatagaatttagaatttatccaaacattttggatttaccaagggcttagggtttacccaggagtttagggtttaatatttagggtttagggtttagtgtttggctgacggtattgagaatatatttttctaaaacgtatttttgtttgcgattaatattaatttttattttttagtttaaaaatattaatataatttgacaatattttatttccttttttaaaaaatactgaatattaaataacgaaatcctattggttgggtgaaacTAAAAATTCACTCTAgtggtgaacccaagaatttatCGCTAAATACTAATCATAAATTTGATGCCTCGAGACTGtgtaatatactaatatatatagacAACTATAAAATAGGTTTGAGCTTATACTAATTgaacataatattaaataatacataactgaatttatttttaaataaaatttagaaatattgcgaaaagtaatatatttttatttggtataaaataagttaaattAACGGGTATCCTTTCATAATATGAAATTGCATTTCTGTATATTGAATCTGATGatcaaattatataattatactgtaaatacaaaattaatacaAACTATATTATATCATCATCTAcgccaaaataaaattatccaTACGATCCAAATTTTGATTTCTACATATTTTTATACAGTAGGAAgcattaaaaacaaattaaaatatactattctttAGAGTGgttttaattttagataaacTACATAGTATATAcatgtcaaaataaaaaaatgttaataatattttttggcaaaacgaaaaaatataacaatttagGACAGTCTCTTTTATAAAAACGCGACTACCCAAACTAGGGTTCTGGGTCTTCTCTCCCTATATTAGTGGTTTCTGCTTTCAATTTATTTTGGAGGGGTAAGATGAAAAGAGGTTTTTTGCTTAGATCTAATGTGTCGTCTTCCAAGACTCCGGCGCCAAAAGAGAAGCCACCCTCGGAACCACCGTCTCTGATGATAACGACGTCACTTCCACATGACATCATCGTTAACATCTTAGCCCGTGTATCGAGATCCCACTATCCAAAGCTCTCCCTCGTCTCCAAGCACTTCCGATCAATCGTTAGGTCGCGTGAGATATACGCGACCCGATCCTCCTTGGGATGCACGGAGCGCTTTCTCTACGTCGTCCTCTACGACCTAAAAACCAAGGAGGACCGTTGCTACCTTCTCCTCCGGGCAACAACCAACGGCAGTCAACCTCACGCCCGCTTGGTCCTTGTCCCTTCGCTTCCCGCTATGCCGAACCGTCCGTACAGTTCGAGCTTTGTTGCCGTGGGCTCGAAGATATACGTCTTTGCTAGGAGTAAGGAAAGCAATACGACGCTAAGCATCGACTGCGAGTCTCACACCGTGCGACGTCTCCCTAGCATGCCTGAGCCCTTGGCTCATACCGTCGCTGACGTCATCGACGGGAGGATCTACGTCATTGGGCATCACCACAGGGACATAGACAAGAAGATGGTGGTGGTGTTCAACACAGAAACACAGACGTGGGAGCCTGAGAAGACAAGGTCTGATGTGGAAGCAGGTGACACGTATCATGGAAGTGTGGTGATGGCTGGTAAGATGTACACGAAAGATTTTGATAGCAGCTACGTTTACGAGCCAAAGGAGAGGAGATGGGAGACGGACGAGGTAATGAACTCTAAGGAGTGGAGGTATGGGTGCGTTGTTGATGATGTATTGTACTATTACGAATGTGAGGAAGACGATGTAGAGAGAGATCAGTTAAGAGCCTTTGATAGGAAGGAGAGGTGTTGGCGAGTGGTGAAAGGTTTGGAGTCATTGTTGAGGGAGACGAGAGGTTCATTGTGGTCACATGTTGAGAGTTATGGTGGGAATCTAGCTTTGTTTTTCCCtaaaggagaaggaagaagaagtgaGATTTGGTGTGCGGAGATTTCGCTGGAAAGACGTCAAGGAGGGGAGATTTGGGGCAAAGTTGAGTGGTGCAATTGTCTTGTGACTGGGTTTCAGTTTACCGATTCTCTAGAAATTGTTGTTTGATGACACCATAACTATCTTTCTGCTTCGTTTTAaacttttgctttttttttcttaataacaatattttgtttgtcTTGCTGAGCTTTCTTTTCGTTGTTACCAAAGCTCATCTTGGTGTGCAGATGCTTAGCCTTCTGTTACCGAGCTAGGATTGTTTGGAATAACCAGTAAGTTAAACATTTGGTTCCATATTCTGTTTTTGGTAATCGGATTTAGAGAGTGAATGAAAACCAAACCAGGAATTGTACATGAGAAGGTAAACATTGCAAACAAATACTAAGCAATGAAAGGAAACAATGCATTCTTTGTTATTCCTAATTCTTTTTACTATTCATAAggaataaaattttctttttattcttctcattccttttattCTAAAGGAATATAGAACAAATTGGTTTCTCACAATTTTCCTCTTAATTCCTGTAATTTTATTTCTGTGTTTTTTTCCTACTCTTTCTTAATGTTTTTGTAAAGTTATACCCATATCACAACAAAGGAATATATCTTTGTAATAACCTCAAAAAAATTCTCCTCTAGGGTAGTCATCACTATAAGAACCAAAGGGGAAAAGGAATTGAATGGGTTATAGATTAGGGATAGTTGTTCGACTTCGGTGTGGACTCCAAAACCTTCAgcaaaaattcaaacaaagagAAACAAAGTGAACATATGTTTCTGACAATCTGATACAAGGataattttggtatttttagtaattgatgttataaactatatttttcataatattttttttttaaattgaatttataAATGTCATtggttaataattattaaaatttataaatgaaataaataataaattaaattatagaCATTCACTATATTTTAATGtcagaatatttataaaaaaaaatattttgaccGGAAGTATCCTAATATATATGGGAAATTGGGCACTATGACCGTGAAAAAGCCTAATTGGCGAACTAGccattattttctataaatgtttatttaaaatagaaaactaatttttttaaaaaaactaataactttatgtattaataaaatatcataatcccaatatttatagtttatagagtttttattatacatatatttctCCAAAAGATATAGTCTACATTGATCGTTTTCACCCTGGAGACAGTTAGTTGCCTATACTTCCAAAAAACTTGCAACACTTTGTAGATAACACGACCAATTCTGCATATACTTGTAAGTTTCAAAtggttttgttttctaaaataaaagatttatgATGTGACTAAGAAGCTAGAGAGCGACATAGATGTATACATGCGAACAATATGGATGtatgcaaaaaataaaagaaatataagaaGAGATGATACACGAACCATTCTAATTCATTCCTAAAGGAGAAATTTATACAAGTGAACACTAATCATAGTTTGTTGTAAAAATGCTCAAAGCATAAATATGCGTCGAATCTTGTaccaaaaatttcaaaaaattgtgAAAAAGTAGATAGTTGATCATGATCTACGTAGTATGGTAATCTTCCTAAGTACAAAATACATAAGCTTGACGCATTAATTTAATTGACAATAGAattgatcaaatatatatatgaaaagtttttttttgctgtgaGAAACATAAACATGCTCATATCGATTTTACAAACCAAACTGTTAGCTACGCATCCaacaaaaagttttaaaaaacgAACTTATAGAACAAAGAGaagaataaatgaaaaaaagatttttaacactaaaatccctcaactaagtttgttttgggttaaaaacccccaaactaagtatttaacgaaataaccctcaaactaattttatttaatgaattaaaccctCTCAGGTCATAATTACCAGTACTACtggtaaatttttagtttagggATTTTTACATTAAGTAAACATAGTTTGAgggttttatcattaaaataaaaaaaaatccaaaatataataacattatctaaaaattagtaactttggttttcaaaattagaattttttaatttatatagatatgtgagtctgattttcttaaatcaacactatatatgtataaattaaaaatgtaaaaacccaaaaataggaaaaaaattatctaaagctttacctgtaataaaatttatctaaaaattttaaaatgtaaaagacaagaaaatataccaaaaattatatcttatctagtaactttaattttcaaaattagcattttaaaatttctataaatatatgagtcagatttttttttcaaatcaacattatatatgtatcaataaaaaatgtataattaaagttatacatatataatgttgaatttaaaaaaaatcagactcatatatttatagaaatttttaaaaatgctaattttgaaaattaaagttactagataatatataattttttattatatttacttgtcttttacatttttttaattttaatataatttttaatacaggtaaagctttagatattttttatatttttgggtttttacatttttaatttatacatatataatgttgattttttaaaaaagcagacttatatatctatataattttttaaaaatgttaattttgaaaattaaagttactaatttttagtaatgtcactatattttggatttttttaatggtaaaaactccccaactatgtttacttattgtaaaaaactctaaactaaaaatttaccaGTAGCACTAGTAATTATGACCTGAAaatgtttaattcattaaataaagttagtttagGGGTTGTTTCATTAAATACTTAGATTGGAGGTTTTTatccaaaacaaacttagttgagggttttttacattaaaaatccATGAAAAAACACTTGAacgagggaaaaaaaaaaagaagaagatttagggttttgtcCTCCCATATTTGATTGTTACCAATGTTGagatgtatatttaaaataattcaatatcATTCACAATAGTCTAACAGTTTCAGTTTTGCAATAAATAATGAATAATTAAGTGATTTCCTGTATAAAAataggaaaatacattaaaatcaATTTACAGTAATTTTTATACTTAACCAAAATTACtctgtaatttttaaaataaacaattagcAACAAGTAATAGGccaaatatgtaaaaaattattatacaaacaaataaacaaacaaacaaacgaaTGTTCAAAAATTTTAATGCATGATTTTCATGCGTTAAAAATAATTAGCTAGTTAATAATATGGgaagaaaaattattattgaaatttataaCTAATACGAGCTAATTTTGTTGTTacataaaatgtttaaaaatatagaattaacaaaaaaaaatgattagttACGTATACCTATTAACTTACATGTAAGTTTAAGCATAATTTTAATAGCAAAACGCATAGGAAATAACATCCCAAGACAATCTTCCGGGGCATTCAGTAAAACTACGCAACATTCTTTTGTGATAGTATTGAACTGGAATTTCTTCACTGCAGCTATGCAATTTGGAACTTTCCTAGCATCTCTTAAACACATAAATGGATTTGGCAGGAATCCTTCCTCTGACACTGGAGCAAGCGAAACATCAGCATTACCTTTTGTATTTTGAGAAATCGATAGTAGCACTATCATCAATAACATGGTTAATACATACATTTTTTGCTTGTTCTCGAACATTGTTTAGTGTTTATAAAAACTGTGATTTATTTTGTGGTTACTGCTATGAATTTTTCttgatatttataaatgtgTATGATCATGACATTTTTAGTAAATGAAATATGGGATGCTTTCATTTGATTCTTAACATATATGTATTAGTAATTTTAAACATCTTAcctttcttagaaaaataatacAACATGTAACGCCAAATTTAAAAATGCACTATAAAAATGgtataaaatatatcatattaacCATTTATGATATGTTCATTTATATATTGGTAAA
It encodes:
- the LOC108836148 gene encoding F-box/kelch-repeat protein At4g38940: MKRGFLLRSNVSSSKTPAPKEKPPSEPPSLMITTSLPHDIIVNILARVSRSHYPKLSLVSKHFRSIVRSREIYATRSSLGCTERFLYVVLYDLKTKEDRCYLLLRATTNGSQPHARLVLVPSLPAMPNRPYSSSFVAVGSKIYVFARSKESNTTLSIDCESHTVRRLPSMPEPLAHTVADVIDGRIYVIGHHHRDIDKKMVVVFNTETQTWEPEKTRSDVEAGDTYHGSVVMAGKMYTKDFDSSYVYEPKERRWETDEVMNSKEWRYGCVVDDVLYYYECEEDDVERDQLRAFDRKERCWRVVKGLESLLRETRGSLWSHVESYGGNLALFFPKGEGRRSEIWCAEISLERRQGGEIWGKVEWCNCLVTGFQFTDSLEIVV